The Lipingzhangella halophila genome segment CAGAGTGTCTCGGCCGACCTGGTGCGCCACGTGTACGAGACGCGGGACCTCCTGGAGCCGGCCGCGATCGCCATGGCGGCCCGCAATATCTCCGACGCCGAAATCGCGGAGGCCGAACAGCTTCTCGGTGAGGCCGCCGAACGCGGGGCACGGGGCGAACGGGTCGAGCTGCAGTTGCTCAACCGCAGCTTCCACCGCAGCCTCTATCTCGGCTGCGGCAACCCACTGCTGTGCCGCTACCTCGACGGCCTGCAGGACCTGGTCGCGCTGATCTCGATCGCGGGCTGGACCCAGAAGAAGACATGGGAGGGCGAGTACGAGGAGCACCGCCGCATCCTCTCCGCCGTCGCGGACCGCGACCCCGAGGCGGCCGAGCGAGAGGCGCGGTCCCACATAACCCGGTTCGTCGACCAGATGATGGAGAACCTCGACTCCTAAGAGGGGAGAACATGGAGGATCCAGCGCCGCTTCCGGTGGACACGTTCGCGCTCCTGCGCCAGGCCAGCACCGCCACACTCGCCACCCAGTTGTTCCAGAGGGGACTACGCAACGTCTTCCTGCACGGCCTGCGTCCGCTGAACCCCGACGCGTGCGGGTTCGTGGCCGAGGCGTTCACCCTGCGCTACATCCCGGCCCGCGAGGACATCGACCGCATCGAGGTATTCCAGGACTACGACCACCCGCAGCGCCGCGCCATCGAGTCCGTGCCCGAGGGACAGGTCCTGGTCATGGACTGCCGGGGCCAGGGCCGGGCCGCATCAGCGGGTGAGATCCTGGTCGCGCGACTGATGCGGCGCGGGGCGGCGGGGATCGTCACCGACGGCTCGCTGCGGGACTCACCCGACATCGCGCGCCGGCCCTTCCCGGTGTTCGCGGCGGGGGTGTCGGCGGCGACCAACCTCGTCGAACACCACGCGGTCGACCTGCAGACGCCCATTGGGTGCGCCGGTGTTCCGATCTACCCGGGCGACGTGCTGTGCGCCGACGCCGAGGGCGTGGTGTGCGTCCCGCGGTACCTGGCCGCGGAGATCGCGGGTCCCGCGGCCGCGCAGGAGCAACAGGAGCGGTTCATCCTCGCCAAGGTCGAGGAGGGTCGCCCGCTGCGCGGCACGTACCCGCCCGACGAGCGCACCCGCGCCGAGTACGCCGAGCACGTGGCGGCCTCGGAGCACCGCTCATGACGACGCACGAACGAAAGGGGACACGCAAGTGAGCGCAGGCGAGTACCTCCCGGGGGAGGCGCGGATCGGTTTCGTCGGTCTGGGCATCATGGGCGAGCCCATGGCGCGCAACCTGGTGGCGGCCGGATACAGCGTGACCGTGCACAACCGGAGCCGGGAGGCGGTCGACCGGCTCGTCGCCGCGGGCGCCAAGCCCGCGAGCGGCCCGGCCGCCGCGGCCGCCGACGCCGACGCCGTGATCGTGATGCTTCCCGACGCCCCCGACGTTCGCGCGGTGGTTCTGGGCGAGAACGGGGTGGCCAGCACCCTGCGCGAGGGCGGGATGCTCATCGATATGAGCACGATCTCGGCGGGCGCCACCCGGGAGCTGGCCGAGACCCTCGCCCAGCAGGGCGTTCGGATGCTCGACGCACCGGTCAGCGGTGGCCAGAAGGGAGCCGTCGACGCCGCGCTGACCATCATGGTGGGCGGGGACGAGGCCGACTTCGCGCGTGCCCAGCCGATCTTCGCGGCGCTGGGCACCAGGATCACCCTGATCGGGGAGAGCGGAGCGGGCCAGGTCGCCAAGGCGGCCAACCAGATCGTTGTGGCCGGCACCATCCAGGCGGTGGCCGAGGCGCTGACCCTGGCGGAGCGCAGCGGCGTCGACCCCGCGCAGGTGCGCGAGGCACTGCTCGGCGGGCTGGCCGGCAGCAAGATCCTGGAGGTGCACGGCCAGCGCATGCTCGACGCCAGCTTCGATCCCGGTTTCAAGGCCAAGCTGCACCACAAGGACCTCGGGATCGCGCTGGAGGCCGGCACCGAGGCGGGAGTGGCGCTGTCGACCACGGCGCTGGTCCGCCAGTTCCTCGGCTCGCTCATCGCTTCGGGTGACGGCGACGCCGACCATTCCGCGCTCGCGCGGGTGGTCGAGCGCCTCTCGGGGGATGCCGGCGAACGGGGCGCCAGTTGACAGCGGGGGATCGGGAGGCCGGAGCCGCGGCCGTGGACCTCCTGGCGGACGCCGGGGTGCGGCACTTCTACACCGTTCCCGGCGAGAGCTTCCTGCCGGTGCTCGCCGCCGTCGAGGAGGACCCGCGGCTCACCCTGGTCTCGACCCGCCACGAGTCGGGGGCGGCGTTCATGGCCGAGGCCGACGCCAAGCTCACCGGCCGTCCCGCGGTGGCCATGGGGACCCGCGGCGTTGGCGCCGCCAACCTGGCGATCGGCGTGCACACCGCCTACCAGGACTCGACCCCGATGATCGTGCTCCTCGGCCAGGTGGAGTCGGACCACCTGTACAAGGGGGCGTTCCAGGAGGTCGACCTGGCGGCCTTCCTCGGCTCCGTGGCGAAGTGGGCGGTCACCGCGCACCGCGCCGACCGGATCTGCGACCTGCTCGGCCGGGCGTACGAGATCGCCGTGTCGGGACGCCCCGGCCCGGTGGTCCTGGCGCTGCCCGCCGACCTGCTGTCCGAGCGGGTGGCCCCCGCCCCGCCCGTGTTCGCCGCGGCCGGCGGTCCGGACGGACGGCCCGCGGCCGCCCCGGCCGACCTCGACGAGCTGGCCGGACGCCTGCTCGCCGCGCGCGGCCCCGTCCTGGTCGCCGGGAGCGGGGCGCGCGGCGCGGCGGGGACGCTGACAGCGGTGGCCGAAGGGTTCGGCTGCGGCGTCTACACCGGCTTCCGCCGCCAGGACACGTTCCCCAACGATCACCCCCACTACCTGGGACACCTGGGGCTGGGCGGCGGGCCCGTGGTGGAGGCACTGCGCGACGCCGACCTCGCCGTCCTGGTGGGCAGCCGGCTGGACGAGGTCACCAGCCAGGGCTACACCCTGCCCGCCGCGAGCACCGACGTGGTGCAGATCGACATCGAGCCCGGTCCACTCGGGACCGGTGCCCGCCCCGTCCAGCGCCTAACCGCCGATGTACCGGGCGCGCTCGCGGCCCTGGCCGAACGCGCGCCCGCGCACCCGCCCGCCCGCGACTGGGAGGCGGCACGGGAGCGGTACGTGGCCGGAACCCGGGTGCCGGCCGGGACCGACACACCATCCGGGCTCGACCCGGCGCGCGCCGTCGCCGCGCTGCGGCGGCACCTGCCCGCGGACACCATCGTCACCAACGACGCGGGCAACTTCGCCGCGTTCCTGCACCGCCAGTGGTGCTTCACCGCACCGCGCAGCCAGCTCGGACCGGTCAACGGGGCAATGGGCTACGCGGTGCCCGCCGGTGTGGCCGCGTCGCTCGCCGAGCCGCACCGCCGGGTGCTGGCCACCGTGGGCGACGGCGGATTCCTGATGACCGGAGCCGAGATCGAGACCGCCGTACGCCTGGGGCTCTCCCTCACCGTCGCCGTGTTCCGCAACGGGCTGTACGGCACCATCGCCATGCACCAGGCCCAGACCTACGGCTCGCTGGCGGGCGTGGACATCGGGGCGGTCGACATCGCCGCGATCGCCCGGGGCCTCGGCGCGAACGCCGTGACCATCGACAGCGAGGAGCGGCTCGACGCCGCGCTCGCGGAACTCGACGCCGGGTCGCCGGCCGTCACCGTTCTGGACATCGTCACCGACCCGGACCTGATCGCGCCGGGCAAGAACCTCTCCACCCACCTGAGCGCGGGCTGACCCACCAGCCCTTCGCCCGCCGCCGCGTAGCCCCCGCCGCCGCCTGCGCCCCGCCGCGCCGCCGGCGCATCCCACTACCCCCGACCCGTGCGGAAGGAGTGTCCGGATACCCCATCCCTGACTCGTTTCGACGTCTGACGGAGGCACGGATGTCACTGGAAACCGCCCCTGGAAACCTGCGCAGCGCCCGCTGGTTCGCCCCCGATGACCTACGCAGCTTCGGCCATCGCTCGCGCCTCAAACAGCTCGGCTACGACGAGGCCGACTTCGCCGACCGTCCTGTCATCGCCATCCTGAACACGTGGAGCGATGTCAATCCGTGCCACGGGCACTTCCGTGCCCGCGCCGACGAGGTCAGGCGCGGTGTCCTGCAGGCGGGCGGCTTTCCTCTGGAGATGCCCGCTCTGTCGCTCGCGGAGCCGTTCCAGAAGCCGTCGACGATGCTCTACCGCAACCTCCTGGCCATGGAGACCGAGGAGCTGCTGCGCTCCTACCCGGTCGACGGCGCCGTGCTCATGGGCGGGTGCGACAAGACGACGCCCGGCCTCGTCATGGGCGCCGCCTCCGTCGACCTGCCGTGCGTCTTCCTGCCCGCCGGGCCGATGCTGCGCGGGAGGTGGCGCGGCGGCGAGCTCGGCAGCGGGACCGACTCGTGGCGCTACTGGGCGGACCGGCGCGCCGGGGTGATCAGCGACTGCGAGTGGCGCGAGATCGAGGGCGGCATCGCCCGCTCCAATGGCCACTGCATGACGATGGGGACGGCCTCGACCATGACGTCCGCGGTCGAGACGCTGGGGCTCGCACTGAGCGGGTCGGCGTCCATCCCGGCCGTGGACTCCGCGCACTCCCGGATGGCAGCCGCGAGCGGCCGGACAGCCGTGGAGCTGGTCGAGCGGGACCAGCGGCCGTCCCACCTGCTGACCGCCGCGTCGTTTCGCAACGCTGTCGTCGCGGTGCTAGCTCTGGGCGGCTCGACGAACGCCGTCATCCATCTCGTCGCGATGGCCAATCGGTTCGGCATCCCGCTGTCGCTGGACGACTTCGACGAGCTCAGCCGGCAGGTCCCGGTCCTGGCCGACATCCGGCCCGCGGGCCGCTTCCTGATGGAGGATTTCGCCAACGCGGGCGGCCTCCCGGGGCTGCTGAGCCGGGTGAGCGAGCTGCTCGACGTCTCGTGCCGCACGATCTCGGGCGGCACACTGGCCGACGGGATCGCCGGGGCGCGGGTGTACGACGATGACGTCATCCGCGACCGCGACAACCCGCTCAGTGCCGAAGGCGGATTGGCGGTGCTGCGCGGCAACCTGGCACCCCGCGGGTGCGTGATCAAGCACAGCGCGGCCGACCCGGAGCTGCTGCGGCACACCGGCCCCGCTGTGGTCTTCGCCGACTACAACGACCTGGCCGCGCGCGTCGACAGCCCGGACCTGGACGTCGACGCGGACTCGGTGCTCGTGCTGCGCAACGCCGGGCCGCGCGGCGGGCCGGGTATGCCCGAATGGGGCATGCTCCCCATCCCGAAGCGCCTCCTGGAGCAGGGCGTGCGCGACATGGTGCGGATCTCCGACGCGCGGATGAGCGGCACCAGCTACGGCACCTGCGTGCTGCACGTCGCGCCCGAGTCGGCCGCGGGCGGGCCGCTGGCCCTGGTCCGCGACGGCGACCCGGTGCGCCTGGACGTGCCGGCCCGACGCCTGGACCTGCTGGTCGATGAGGAGGAGCTGGAGCGCCGCCGGCACGACTGGTCCCCGCCCCCGCCGCGGGTGCACCGCGGGTACGGCGCTTTGTTTCACGAGCACGTCACCCAGGCTGACGAGGGGTGCGACCTCGACTTCCTGGCGCGTCCCGGAGCCGTCGCCGAACCTGAGATCCACTGACGGATCACGTTCCCGCCCGCGGTGAACCAGCCGGAAGGTGCGGAGCGTGACCGGTTCGCCACCGATGCCGTTGCGGCGGCATCGGGCGGGCCGTTATGTCCGCGTTTTCGTGGTGCCATTCCGGCAATTGCCAAATTCCTTTTCGGGGGATTGACAGGAAATTGGCGTTATGTACGGTGTATGGTATACGAAATCTCAGAGACCTGAGTCACAACAAAGTGTGATGTGGATCAAACCGATCTCCGCTGCTGACACCGCGTCCGCATCGTCGGCCTGATCGAGAGGTGAACACATGGACTGGGGACTGGTCACGCAGGAATGGGCCCTCCTCCCGGGCGCGATCGTGGACATCCTGACCTCACCAGTCGTGGTCCTCGCCCTGCTCATCGGCGGCGTGATCGGTATCGCGGTGGGCCTCATGCCGGGCCTGACGGCGGTCATGGCCATGTCGCTGCTGCTTGGCTTCATGCTGAACCTGCCGGTCGAAGCCGGGCTGGGGCTGCTCATCGGGGTCTACACCGGGGCCATCTACTCCGGCAGCATCACCGCGGTCCTGCTGAACATCCCGGGAACGCCGGCCGCGGCGGTGACCACCCTGGACGGCTTCCCGCTGGCGAAACAGGGCAAGGCGCGCGAGGCGGTCGGCACGACCACCTGGGCCAGCTTCTTCGGCGAGTGGATCGGCGAGATCGTCGGGTTCATCCTGCTGCCGTTCGTCGCGGCGCTCGCCCTGATGCTGGGCGACTGGGAACTGTTCCTCGTCGCGCTCATCGGGATCCTGCTCGCGGGCGGCCTGGCCGGCAGGAGCCCGCTGAAGGGCTGGATCGCGGCGTTCATCGGAATCACGATCAGCATGGTGGGCACCGACCCGATCTACGGGACGCCCCGCTTCGGGTTCACCCCGGAGCTGATGCGCGGGGTCGACTTCGTCCCGGTGCTGATCGGGGTGTTCGGCGTCGCGGAGATCCTGTTCGTGCTCCGGTCGAAACAGCCCTACCGCCTCGCCGGCAAGCCGGGGCGGGCGATCACCCGATGGGACATCCTGCGCAAGCCGGCCAGCGTGGTCAACATCGCCCGGTCGGGGCTGATCGGGGTCCTCATGGGGATCGTGCCGGGCTCGGGCGAGTCGGCTGCGCCCTGGATCGCCTACGACCTCGCCCGCCGGCGGTCCAGGCGGCCCCAGGACTTCGGAAAGGGTTCGCATGAGGGGCTGATCGCCGCCGAGACGTCCAATAACGCGACCTCGGGTGGCGCGCTCATCCCCTCACTGACCCTGGGCATCCCCGGCAGCGGCCCCACCGCCATTCTGATCGCCGCGCTGTTCATGTACGGCGTGCGTCCCGGACCGAGCCTGATCGTGGAGGAGCCGGGGTTCATCGCGACGACGATCGCGCTGTTCCTCATCTCCGCTGTGGTGATGCGTGTCCTGGCCTACCTGGCGTCTACATACTTCATCCGGCTGCTGTCGATTCCGCGAACGATCATCCTGCCGATCGCGGTCACGCTGGGCTTCGTCGGCGCGTGGGGAGTCGGGTTCACCGTCTTCGACATCCAGGTGGTCCTGGTCTGCGGTCTGATCGGCTACGTGCTGCGCAGCCGCGGCTTCCCGCTCGCGCCACTCGTGCTCGGCATCCTGATCGGCCCGGTCGCCGACCAGTCCCTGCGCCGGGCGATCCTCACCTACGAGGGCGACTTCGGTGCGATGTTCACCCGGCCGATCGCCCTGGTGCTCGCCGGGTTCCTGCTCGCGTGGCTCGCCTGGACCCTGTGGAAGCTGTGGCGCGGCGACCGCGGCGGCGCGGAGGACGACACCGCCCTGGAGGACGCCGCGGACGACGACCCCGCCGATGCCGACGAGCCCGCGCCCGGTGGCGAGCCCGCCCCCTCCTCGGCGAGGACCGGCCGGACGCCGGGCTCCGACGACGACCCACCCGAGACCGACCAGCGTTGATGATTCCCGCCCGGAACACAGGAGGTTCGGTGCCCGAACGAGTACCCCCGAGATCAGTCACCGCGATGCACGACTTCAGTACCGAGGTTCTCACCGCGTTCGGTGCCGGGCCGGCGACGGCCCGTGCCGCCTCGCGGCACATGCTGTGGGCCGACCGCAGAGGGACCGAGACCCATGGGCTGGTGCGGCTGCCCGCCTACATCGAGAAGATCCGCGGCGGGGCCCTGGACCCGCACGCCCGACCGCTGGTGGAGCCCGGCAACGGGGCGACGTTCACTGTCGACGGTGGGGACGGCTTGGGTCACCCGGCCGCCGACCTCGCTATGGCCTCCGCGCTCGGAGCGTGCAAGAAGAACGGGGTCGCCGCGGCCACCGTGCGCAACAGCGGGCACTTCGGCGCGGCGGGCAGCTACGCGGAAATGGCCGCCAGCGCCGGGGCGGTCGGGATCGCGATGACCAACGCCGCCCCACTCATGGCACCCACCGGCGGCAAGGAGCGGCGGCTCGGCAACAACCCGGTGGCGATCGCCGTGCCCTTCCGGGAGTTCCCGATCGTGTTGGACATCGCGATGAGCGCGATCGCCGCCGGGAGCATCATGCTGGCCGCGCGGCGCGGGGAGGCCATCCCCGAGCAATGGGGGCTCGACTCCGAAGGCCAACCGACCGCGGACCCCGAGGCGGTGCTGACGAACGGCGGGCTGCTCCGCCCTCTGGGCGACCACAAGGGCTACGGGCTCGCCCTGATGGTCGACCTGCTGACCGCGGTCCTCAGCGACGGCACACCGGGTGTCGACGTCCGGCGGCTGGACCAGGACGGCCCGGTGGGCGCCAGCCACACCTTTGTCGCGCTCGACATCGAAGCCTTCACGGACCGGGAAGGCTTCGACGCCCGGGTCGACGCGCTCGTGGCGGCGGTCCGCTCCACCCAGCTCGCCCGCGGCGCCGACCGCATCCTGCTGCCGGGCGAGCGCGAGGCCGAGACGGCGCGCGAGCGCGACGAGAACGGTATCGGCTACCCGGCGGACATCTTCGCCGCCCTCGAACCGCTGGCCGAGGCCGCGCGGGTGCCGCTCCCGCCGCCTCTCGAACCGGCGGCCCCTACCGCGGAGGCCGGCCGATGACCGCCGAAAGCGCGGGGCTGGTCTACGTTGCCGAACCGGTGCACCCCGATGCCCTCGACCTGATCCGGACCCGCGGCCCGCTCGCGGTCGGGTTCGGCCCCGAGGCCACCACCTTCGACGCGGTCCGCGACCGTGTTGCGGGGGTGCTGGTCCGCACCGGAACCATCAACGCCGCCATGATCGAGTCCGCGCCGCGGCTGCGCGTCATCGCGCGCCACGGTGTGGGCACCGACTCCATCGACGTCGCCGCCGCGGCGCGGCGGGGAGTCCGGGTCCTCATCACCCCCGAGGCGAACGCGGTGTCGGTCGCCGAGCACACGATCGGCCTGCTCATCGCCGCGGCGCGGCGCTTTCCCGAATGCCAGGCGGCGGTGCGCGGCGGGACGTTCCACGAACGCGACCATCTCGTGGGGACCGAACTCGCCGGGCGGACGCTGGGCGTACTGGGGCTTGGCCGGATCGGTCGCCGGGTCGCCTCCGTCGCCGCGGCACTTGAGATGCGCGTGCGCGCGTACGACCCGTTCCTGCCCGACGGCGCGGAGATGCCTCCCGGTGTCGAGCGCACGTCCACCCTGGCCGGGCTGCTGGAGGGGGCGCACGCCTGCACCACGCACGTGCCTCTTACCCCCGATACCCGGGGCCTGATCGGCGGCGCGGAGCTCGACCTGCTCGCGCCGGGCGCGGTGCTCGTCAACACGGCCAGGGGCGGGATCGTCGACGAGGCCGCCCTGGCGGACCGCCTCACCAGTGGGCGGCTCAGTGGCGCGGGAATCGACGTCTTCACCGCGGAACCTCCGCACGACAGCCCGCTGCTCGGCGTCGGGAACGCCGTCCTGACCCCCCACTGTGCGGCGCACACCGGCGAGTCACTGCGCCGCATGTCCGTGCACGCCGCCGAAGGAATCGTCACCGTGCTCGCGGGCCGTGTCCCCGAAGGTGTGGCGCAGTCGGTGACCCCGGCCTGAACGGGCCGCAGACAACCGAGATGAGGAGTGACATGTCGTTCCACCAACGGCTCACGCGGGGCGAGAAGGTCTTCGGGATCATGCTCTCCGAGATCGCCAACCCGAACGCCGCCATGATGCTGGCGACCGCGGGGCTCGACTTCTTTGTCATCGACATGGAACACGGCACGCTCGACTACTCCGAGATGGCCGGGCTCGTCACGGCCGCGCGCGGCTGGAACGTGGCACCCGTGGTGCGCATTCCCGAGATCCGCCGGGAGACCGTGCTCAAGCCGCTCGACGCCGGCGCCGCGGGCCTGGTGGTTCCCCAAGTGGAGGAGGTCGAACAGGTCGAGGAGGTGGTATCGCACGCCATGTACCCGGACCGGGGGCGCCGCGGTGTGGCGCTGCGCCGGGCGCACAGCGCCTTCGCGAAGCGGCCCGCCGTGCAGTACATGGCCGAGGCCGACCGCGAGACGCTCGTCCTGGTCCAGATCGAGACCAGGCGCGGGCTGGAGAACGTCGACCGGCTCGCCGAGGTCGAGGGGCTCGGCGGGTTCTTCATCGGTCCCTTCGACCTGTCCGT includes the following:
- a CDS encoding GntR family transcriptional regulator produces the protein MTTGFEQMEQAKGTSRAGALPALTFQGSRAQVVADAIRKAILSGQLEPGQQLVERELSELFGVSKTPVREALIGLVGSGLVDQNQYRGMTVQSVSADLVRHVYETRDLLEPAAIAMAARNISDAEIAEAEQLLGEAAERGARGERVELQLLNRSFHRSLYLGCGNPLLCRYLDGLQDLVALISIAGWTQKKTWEGEYEEHRRILSAVADRDPEAAEREARSHITRFVDQMMENLDS
- a CDS encoding ribonuclease activity regulator RraA: MEDPAPLPVDTFALLRQASTATLATQLFQRGLRNVFLHGLRPLNPDACGFVAEAFTLRYIPAREDIDRIEVFQDYDHPQRRAIESVPEGQVLVMDCRGQGRAASAGEILVARLMRRGAAGIVTDGSLRDSPDIARRPFPVFAAGVSAATNLVEHHAVDLQTPIGCAGVPIYPGDVLCADAEGVVCVPRYLAAEIAGPAAAQEQQERFILAKVEEGRPLRGTYPPDERTRAEYAEHVAASEHRS
- a CDS encoding 2-hydroxy-3-oxopropionate reductase, which translates into the protein MSAGEYLPGEARIGFVGLGIMGEPMARNLVAAGYSVTVHNRSREAVDRLVAAGAKPASGPAAAAADADAVIVMLPDAPDVRAVVLGENGVASTLREGGMLIDMSTISAGATRELAETLAQQGVRMLDAPVSGGQKGAVDAALTIMVGGDEADFARAQPIFAALGTRITLIGESGAGQVAKAANQIVVAGTIQAVAEALTLAERSGVDPAQVREALLGGLAGSKILEVHGQRMLDASFDPGFKAKLHHKDLGIALEAGTEAGVALSTTALVRQFLGSLIASGDGDADHSALARVVERLSGDAGERGAS
- a CDS encoding thiamine pyrophosphate-binding protein; the encoded protein is MTAGDREAGAAAVDLLADAGVRHFYTVPGESFLPVLAAVEEDPRLTLVSTRHESGAAFMAEADAKLTGRPAVAMGTRGVGAANLAIGVHTAYQDSTPMIVLLGQVESDHLYKGAFQEVDLAAFLGSVAKWAVTAHRADRICDLLGRAYEIAVSGRPGPVVLALPADLLSERVAPAPPVFAAAGGPDGRPAAAPADLDELAGRLLAARGPVLVAGSGARGAAGTLTAVAEGFGCGVYTGFRRQDTFPNDHPHYLGHLGLGGGPVVEALRDADLAVLVGSRLDEVTSQGYTLPAASTDVVQIDIEPGPLGTGARPVQRLTADVPGALAALAERAPAHPPARDWEAARERYVAGTRVPAGTDTPSGLDPARAVAALRRHLPADTIVTNDAGNFAAFLHRQWCFTAPRSQLGPVNGAMGYAVPAGVAASLAEPHRRVLATVGDGGFLMTGAEIETAVRLGLSLTVAVFRNGLYGTIAMHQAQTYGSLAGVDIGAVDIAAIARGLGANAVTIDSEERLDAALAELDAGSPAVTVLDIVTDPDLIAPGKNLSTHLSAG
- the araD gene encoding L-arabinonate dehydratase translates to MSLETAPGNLRSARWFAPDDLRSFGHRSRLKQLGYDEADFADRPVIAILNTWSDVNPCHGHFRARADEVRRGVLQAGGFPLEMPALSLAEPFQKPSTMLYRNLLAMETEELLRSYPVDGAVLMGGCDKTTPGLVMGAASVDLPCVFLPAGPMLRGRWRGGELGSGTDSWRYWADRRAGVISDCEWREIEGGIARSNGHCMTMGTASTMTSAVETLGLALSGSASIPAVDSAHSRMAAASGRTAVELVERDQRPSHLLTAASFRNAVVAVLALGGSTNAVIHLVAMANRFGIPLSLDDFDELSRQVPVLADIRPAGRFLMEDFANAGGLPGLLSRVSELLDVSCRTISGGTLADGIAGARVYDDDVIRDRDNPLSAEGGLAVLRGNLAPRGCVIKHSAADPELLRHTGPAVVFADYNDLAARVDSPDLDVDADSVLVLRNAGPRGGPGMPEWGMLPIPKRLLEQGVRDMVRISDARMSGTSYGTCVLHVAPESAAGGPLALVRDGDPVRLDVPARRLDLLVDEEELERRRHDWSPPPPRVHRGYGALFHEHVTQADEGCDLDFLARPGAVAEPEIH
- a CDS encoding tripartite tricarboxylate transporter permease: MDWGLVTQEWALLPGAIVDILTSPVVVLALLIGGVIGIAVGLMPGLTAVMAMSLLLGFMLNLPVEAGLGLLIGVYTGAIYSGSITAVLLNIPGTPAAAVTTLDGFPLAKQGKAREAVGTTTWASFFGEWIGEIVGFILLPFVAALALMLGDWELFLVALIGILLAGGLAGRSPLKGWIAAFIGITISMVGTDPIYGTPRFGFTPELMRGVDFVPVLIGVFGVAEILFVLRSKQPYRLAGKPGRAITRWDILRKPASVVNIARSGLIGVLMGIVPGSGESAAPWIAYDLARRRSRRPQDFGKGSHEGLIAAETSNNATSGGALIPSLTLGIPGSGPTAILIAALFMYGVRPGPSLIVEEPGFIATTIALFLISAVVMRVLAYLASTYFIRLLSIPRTIILPIAVTLGFVGAWGVGFTVFDIQVVLVCGLIGYVLRSRGFPLAPLVLGILIGPVADQSLRRAILTYEGDFGAMFTRPIALVLAGFLLAWLAWTLWKLWRGDRGGAEDDTALEDAADDDPADADEPAPGGEPAPSSARTGRTPGSDDDPPETDQR
- a CDS encoding Ldh family oxidoreductase produces the protein MPERVPPRSVTAMHDFSTEVLTAFGAGPATARAASRHMLWADRRGTETHGLVRLPAYIEKIRGGALDPHARPLVEPGNGATFTVDGGDGLGHPAADLAMASALGACKKNGVAAATVRNSGHFGAAGSYAEMAASAGAVGIAMTNAAPLMAPTGGKERRLGNNPVAIAVPFREFPIVLDIAMSAIAAGSIMLAARRGEAIPEQWGLDSEGQPTADPEAVLTNGGLLRPLGDHKGYGLALMVDLLTAVLSDGTPGVDVRRLDQDGPVGASHTFVALDIEAFTDREGFDARVDALVAAVRSTQLARGADRILLPGEREAETARERDENGIGYPADIFAALEPLAEAARVPLPPPLEPAAPTAEAGR
- a CDS encoding hydroxyacid dehydrogenase; translated protein: MTAESAGLVYVAEPVHPDALDLIRTRGPLAVGFGPEATTFDAVRDRVAGVLVRTGTINAAMIESAPRLRVIARHGVGTDSIDVAAAARRGVRVLITPEANAVSVAEHTIGLLIAAARRFPECQAAVRGGTFHERDHLVGTELAGRTLGVLGLGRIGRRVASVAAALEMRVRAYDPFLPDGAEMPPGVERTSTLAGLLEGAHACTTHVPLTPDTRGLIGGAELDLLAPGAVLVNTARGGIVDEAALADRLTSGRLSGAGIDVFTAEPPHDSPLLGVGNAVLTPHCAAHTGESLRRMSVHAAEGIVTVLAGRVPEGVAQSVTPA
- a CDS encoding HpcH/HpaI aldolase family protein — protein: MSFHQRLTRGEKVFGIMLSEIANPNAAMMLATAGLDFFVIDMEHGTLDYSEMAGLVTAARGWNVAPVVRIPEIRRETVLKPLDAGAAGLVVPQVEEVEQVEEVVSHAMYPDRGRRGVALRRAHSAFAKRPAVQYMAEADRETLVLVQIETRRGLENVDRLAEVEGLGGFFIGPFDLSVDLGIPGALDHEEMREAYRTVIAAAKRTNRVAAIHVFDPHMAVELMQDGIDMCSVSSEINMLVDQASNNVQIMRDATQP